From the Acidimicrobiia bacterium genome, one window contains:
- a CDS encoding bifunctional 3,4-dihydroxy-2-butanone-4-phosphate synthase/GTP cyclohydrolase II, which produces MTFAPIEDAISALAAGELVVVVDDADRENEGDLIMAAEFATPERIGFMIRHTSGIICLPALGERLDELRIPMMVADNTDRRRTAFTISIDYHHGTTTGISPGDRTATIKAVVDPDTQPDDLSRPGHVFPLRYRPGGVLVRAGHTEAAVDLARLAGLYPAAALAEVVSDDGEPARLPYLIDFAKAHGLVLISIADLIEHRRRHEQLVLRSSEARLPTAFGEFLAVGYESLVDGREHVAMVMGEVDGKENVLVRVHSECLTGDTFTSLRCDCGIQLSDALRRIGDEGEGVLLYIRGHEGRGIGLVHKLAAYALQDQGRDTVDANLELGFPADARDYGVGAQILSDLGITTMRLMTNNPTKRAGIEGYGLTITETVPLETAPNPENLDYLRAKVDRMGHLLHLPEVDDETA; this is translated from the coding sequence ATGACCTTCGCCCCAATCGAGGACGCGATCTCGGCGCTCGCCGCCGGCGAACTGGTGGTCGTCGTCGATGATGCGGACCGGGAGAACGAGGGCGACCTGATAATGGCCGCCGAGTTCGCCACCCCGGAGCGAATCGGGTTCATGATCAGGCACACCAGTGGCATCATCTGCCTGCCGGCTCTCGGAGAACGGCTGGATGAGCTTCGCATACCGATGATGGTGGCCGACAACACCGATCGGCGCAGAACCGCTTTCACTATCTCCATCGACTATCACCACGGAACGACCACCGGCATATCGCCCGGCGACAGGACCGCCACGATCAAGGCTGTGGTCGATCCGGACACCCAGCCCGATGACCTCAGCCGCCCGGGTCACGTGTTTCCTCTGCGCTACCGGCCCGGTGGGGTCCTCGTTCGGGCCGGCCATACCGAGGCGGCGGTCGACCTCGCCAGATTGGCGGGCCTGTACCCGGCTGCTGCCCTTGCCGAGGTGGTTTCCGACGACGGAGAGCCGGCGCGGCTTCCCTACCTGATCGACTTCGCCAAGGCGCACGGTTTGGTGCTCATTTCGATTGCCGACCTCATCGAACACAGAAGGCGCCACGAGCAGCTCGTTCTGCGATCCTCCGAAGCGAGGCTGCCGACGGCATTCGGTGAGTTTCTCGCCGTCGGTTACGAATCTCTGGTGGACGGACGCGAGCATGTGGCCATGGTGATGGGGGAGGTGGACGGCAAAGAGAATGTTCTCGTGCGGGTTCACTCCGAGTGTCTCACCGGAGACACCTTCACCAGTCTCCGTTGTGACTGCGGCATCCAGCTGAGCGATGCCCTGCGCCGCATCGGGGACGAAGGAGAAGGTGTGCTCCTGTACATCCGCGGCCATGAGGGCCGTGGAATCGGACTGGTTCACAAGCTCGCCGCCTACGCACTGCAGGATCAAGGCCGCGACACAGTCGACGCCAATCTGGAACTGGGTTTTCCGGCCGATGCGCGAGATTACGGAGTAGGCGCCCAGATCCTGAGCGACCTGGGAATCACCACGATGAGATTGATGACCAACAATCCGACCAAGCGGGCCGGCATCGAGGGATACGGATTGACGATCACGGAAACCGTCCCGCTGGAGACCGCCCCGAATCCGGAGAATCTCGATTACCTCCGGGCAAAGGTCGACAGGATGGGGCATCTGCTGCACCTTCCGGAGGTGGACGATGAAACTGCGTGA
- the pheS gene encoding phenylalanine--tRNA ligase subunit alpha encodes MEAFDQILAQAPARIDLAGDLDELATLEAELVGKRSLIAETRRGLGRLPADERPVVGARVHEVQRVLQGLLGQRRSVLERAAEDLLLAQDRVDVSLSGYEPSIGMHHILTQTVDEVVDIFTGLGYRVASGPEVELAWYNFDALNTPPTHPSRLESDTLYVDYGDPSDEMLLRTHTSPMQARYMEQNDPPVYVVVPGRTFRADALDPTHSPVFYQIEGLAVDENITFGDLKGTLAHFAREFFGPERKIRLMPHFFPFTEPSAEMHMSCYACDGSGCRVCSGSGWIELIGCGMVDPNVLDAVGYDSSKLSGFAFGMGAERMAMVRHGINHIKHFYENDIRVLRQFT; translated from the coding sequence ATGGAAGCTTTTGACCAAATCCTCGCACAGGCGCCCGCCAGGATCGATCTGGCCGGCGACCTCGATGAACTCGCGACACTGGAAGCCGAACTCGTGGGCAAGAGGTCGCTGATTGCTGAAACCAGGCGCGGTCTGGGTCGGCTCCCTGCTGATGAGCGGCCGGTCGTCGGAGCCCGGGTTCACGAGGTTCAGCGCGTTCTGCAAGGACTGCTGGGTCAACGTCGGAGCGTTCTGGAGAGGGCCGCCGAGGATCTCCTGCTGGCGCAGGATCGCGTGGACGTTTCCCTGAGTGGGTACGAGCCGTCGATCGGAATGCACCATATTCTGACCCAGACGGTCGACGAAGTCGTCGATATCTTCACCGGACTCGGATACCGGGTTGCATCCGGGCCCGAAGTGGAACTCGCCTGGTACAACTTCGATGCGCTGAACACTCCGCCCACCCATCCCAGCCGCCTGGAGAGCGATACCCTGTACGTGGATTACGGAGATCCTTCCGATGAGATGCTCCTCCGCACCCACACCTCGCCGATGCAGGCCAGGTACATGGAGCAAAACGATCCGCCGGTCTACGTGGTGGTTCCCGGCCGGACGTTTCGCGCAGATGCTCTCGACCCGACTCATTCGCCCGTCTTCTATCAGATCGAAGGCCTGGCGGTGGATGAGAACATAACTTTCGGAGATTTGAAGGGAACGCTGGCGCATTTCGCTCGCGAGTTCTTCGGGCCGGAGCGGAAGATACGGCTGATGCCGCATTTCTTCCCGTTCACGGAGCCCTCGGCGGAGATGCACATGTCGTGCTACGCGTGCGACGGGTCGGGGTGCCGGGTGTGCAGCGGATCGGGATGGATCGAGTTGATCGGTTGTGGCATGGTCGATCCGAACGTGCTCGACGCCGTCGGTTACGACAGTTCCAAGTTGTCGGGCTTTGCGTTCGGCATGGGCGCCGAGAGAATGGCAATGGTTCGCCACGGCATCAACCACATCAAGCACTTCTATGAGAACGACATCCGGGTGCTGAGGCAGTTCACATGA
- a CDS encoding RNA methyltransferase yields the protein MEPVRSPRNQRVAAAARLRRARTRRAANSTLLEGPNLIGAAAAAGAEIGPVFALQDDRGTMRVAEEAGYEVVVVTQVVLDRLAPTQHPRGPVAVMRVPASVEIHNRNASVLWGVRDPGNVGTLIRAAAAFGFGIVIGPDSADPWNPKVLRAAAGAHFLVPIETDVSDLRRLQARGFHTVGSVVEGGVAPSDVRGDGPWALVVGDEARGLPEELAESCETQVTIPMSAGLESLNAAVAGSILMYELAKRSGRPIAPPD from the coding sequence ATGGAGCCGGTCCGCTCGCCTCGCAACCAGCGCGTGGCTGCTGCGGCCCGGCTTCGTCGCGCTCGTACCCGGCGGGCCGCGAACTCGACACTTCTGGAAGGGCCCAACCTCATCGGAGCGGCAGCTGCCGCCGGGGCAGAGATCGGGCCCGTCTTTGCCCTGCAAGACGACCGGGGGACGATGCGAGTCGCAGAGGAAGCCGGATATGAGGTCGTGGTAGTTACTCAAGTCGTGCTCGATCGTTTGGCCCCCACTCAGCATCCGCGTGGCCCGGTGGCCGTGATGCGGGTGCCGGCCTCGGTGGAAATCCACAATCGCAATGCGTCGGTCCTCTGGGGCGTACGCGACCCCGGCAACGTCGGGACCCTGATCAGGGCGGCCGCGGCTTTTGGTTTCGGAATCGTGATCGGACCGGATTCGGCAGATCCGTGGAATCCCAAGGTTCTACGGGCCGCGGCCGGCGCCCATTTCCTCGTGCCCATCGAGACAGATGTCTCCGATCTGCGTCGTTTGCAGGCACGCGGGTTCCACACCGTCGGGTCCGTCGTTGAGGGTGGGGTCGCTCCTTCGGACGTTCGAGGGGACGGTCCATGGGCATTGGTCGTTGGAGACGAGGCGAGAGGCCTGCCGGAGGAACTGGCAGAATCCTGTGAAACGCAGGTGACGATCCCCATGTCCGCCGGTCTGGAGAGTCTGAATGCAGCTGTGGCCGGCTCGATCCTCATGTACGAGCTGGCCAAACGGTCCGGCCGACCGATAGCTCCCCCCGACTAA
- the rpmI gene encoding 50S ribosomal protein L35: MPKMKTHKGTQKRFKVTGSGKVRRRQAGRGHLKAAKGVKRYRRLSGETDLAPGDEKRVNRLLGR; this comes from the coding sequence ATGCCCAAGATGAAAACACATAAGGGAACCCAGAAGAGGTTCAAAGTAACGGGATCCGGAAAGGTTCGCCGCCGTCAGGCTGGTCGGGGACACTTGAAGGCGGCCAAGGGCGTGAAGCGCTACCGCCGCCTATCCGGGGAAACAGATCTTGCTCCGGGCGACGAAAAGCGCGTCAACCGGCTTTTGGGACGCTAG
- the rplT gene encoding 50S ribosomal protein L20: MSRVKRAVGGHKKRRKVMDRAKGYTGARSRRYRAAREQTMHAMQDSYRDRRARKGEFRRLWISRINAAARQNGTTYSQLIAGLKAAEIEVDRKMLADMAVNDPEAFGHLVEVATAGNN; encoded by the coding sequence ATGTCACGAGTCAAACGCGCCGTAGGAGGCCACAAGAAACGTCGCAAGGTGATGGACCGGGCGAAGGGGTACACGGGAGCCAGGAGCCGCCGGTACCGCGCCGCTCGCGAGCAAACGATGCACGCGATGCAGGATTCCTACCGGGATCGCCGAGCGCGCAAAGGTGAGTTCCGACGCCTGTGGATCAGTCGCATCAACGCGGCCGCCCGTCAGAACGGGACGACCTACAGCCAGCTCATCGCCGGGCTGAAAGCTGCAGAGATCGAGGTTGATCGAAAGATGCTGGCAGATATGGCAGTCAACGATCCGGAAGCCTTCGGGCACCTCGTCGAGGTTGCGACAGCCGGCAACAACTGA
- a CDS encoding riboflavin synthase — protein sequence MFTGIVERLGHVAAAARSDGGMRISVSAPDLDLKIGDSIAVNGVCLTVIESRPDGFDAYVVLETLDKTNLGELRPDSTVNLERPMRADGRFDGHLVQGHVDGIGVVVAVEPEGDGTRIRVQLPTGLSRYVAVKGSIAVDGVSLTVAAAAGDEFEVALIPHTLEVTTLGVRPPGSHVNLEVDVIAKYVERMLSGRAK from the coding sequence ATGTTCACCGGGATAGTTGAGAGATTGGGTCACGTTGCGGCCGCTGCTCGTTCGGACGGGGGGATGCGCATATCCGTGTCGGCTCCGGATCTCGATCTGAAGATCGGAGATTCGATCGCGGTGAACGGCGTCTGCCTCACCGTGATCGAGAGCCGGCCGGACGGGTTCGATGCCTATGTGGTTCTGGAGACTCTGGACAAGACCAACCTCGGCGAACTCCGCCCCGACTCGACTGTGAACCTGGAGCGACCGATGCGTGCCGACGGCCGCTTCGACGGTCACCTGGTGCAGGGTCACGTGGATGGCATCGGTGTCGTGGTGGCCGTGGAGCCGGAGGGGGACGGAACACGTATTCGTGTGCAGCTGCCCACCGGTCTCTCGAGGTACGTCGCCGTGAAGGGGTCGATCGCCGTCGATGGCGTCAGCCTCACGGTGGCGGCCGCTGCCGGAGATGAGTTCGAAGTCGCACTTATTCCCCACACCCTCGAAGTCACGACCCTGGGAGTCCGGCCACCCGGCTCGCATGTGAACCTCGAGGTCGATGTGATCGCCAAGTATGTGGAGCGCATGTTGAGCGGGAGAGCGAAATGA
- the argF gene encoding ornithine carbamoyltransferase, whose product MNYLRVADLGRDGFLNALDLSMRAKSDPAQFGSALAGYEVGLFYMKPSTRTRVSTEVAVSQLGGRPMTLRNEEVGLGKREAPADVARTLDRYLDVLALRVFEHEHLDIIGAYAKAPVINLLSDLEHPCQALADVQTMSESRSLPGSVLTFIGDGNNVCHSLMIAAAMLEVEVRVAAPEGYAPLPEYVEAASQYSSVVVTADVNAAVEGSDFVYTDVWASMGQEDEAAERRRLFEAYRVDERLFGRANDGAIFLHCLPAHRGEEVTDGVADHPRSRIFDQAENRMHSFKGVLLHLTQ is encoded by the coding sequence ATGAACTATCTGAGGGTCGCCGATCTCGGTCGGGACGGTTTCTTGAACGCCCTGGATCTCTCGATGAGGGCCAAGAGCGATCCCGCCCAGTTCGGCAGCGCGCTCGCCGGTTATGAAGTGGGCTTGTTCTATATGAAACCCTCGACCAGGACCAGGGTTTCCACCGAGGTGGCGGTTTCGCAACTGGGCGGCCGACCGATGACGCTGCGCAATGAAGAGGTCGGTCTCGGCAAGCGGGAAGCACCTGCAGACGTGGCGAGGACCCTTGATCGGTACCTGGACGTCCTCGCCCTCCGGGTCTTCGAGCACGAACACCTCGACATCATCGGCGCTTACGCAAAGGCACCGGTGATCAATCTGCTCTCGGACCTCGAACACCCGTGTCAGGCACTTGCGGATGTCCAGACGATGTCGGAATCCCGGTCGCTTCCCGGTTCGGTTCTCACCTTCATCGGCGACGGCAACAACGTCTGCCACTCGCTGATGATCGCGGCGGCGATGCTCGAAGTGGAGGTCCGGGTGGCAGCGCCGGAAGGCTACGCACCGCTTCCCGAGTACGTCGAAGCGGCTTCTCAGTACAGCTCGGTGGTGGTGACGGCGGACGTGAATGCCGCAGTTGAGGGTTCCGATTTCGTCTACACGGATGTCTGGGCGTCCATGGGGCAAGAGGACGAGGCCGCCGAGCGCCGCAGGCTGTTCGAGGCATACCGGGTCGATGAGAGACTCTTCGGAAGAGCCAACGACGGCGCGATCTTCCTGCATTGTCTTCCGGCTCATCGGGGCGAAGAGGTGACGGATGGTGTAGCCGACCACCCCCGATCACGAATCTTCGATCAAGCCGAAAACCGGATGCATTCGTTCAAGGGAGTCTTGCTGCACCTGACCCAGTGA
- the infC gene encoding translation initiation factor IF-3, producing MAEPRVNNAIRAKEVRVVAPDGSQVGVKKIEEALWLADQLGLDLVEVAPEAKPPVCRMMDYGKYKYEQSIKQREARKKQTRTVIKEVRLRPRIGEHDFQIVRRRAEEFLTEGDKVKVTVRFRGRENERPELGHRLAQRLYEELEEFAVVEQSARKDGRTMTMVMAPTRKALDIAAAHKEASPSRRPAGESRRPNVAEERETEDAVDLVGDVDSGEVADDADAAFVAGEVEAVVVADGADADVSDEVDAAEDNDESGDGDDGGPNAQDENT from the coding sequence ATCGCCGAACCACGCGTCAACAACGCAATCAGGGCAAAAGAGGTGCGAGTAGTCGCACCCGATGGCTCTCAGGTCGGAGTGAAGAAAATAGAAGAAGCCCTTTGGCTGGCCGATCAGCTGGGTCTGGATCTTGTCGAAGTCGCTCCGGAGGCCAAGCCGCCCGTTTGTCGCATGATGGATTACGGCAAGTACAAATACGAACAATCCATCAAACAACGCGAGGCCCGCAAGAAACAGACGAGAACGGTGATCAAAGAGGTCAGGCTCCGTCCGCGAATCGGGGAGCACGATTTCCAGATCGTCCGCCGAAGAGCCGAGGAGTTCCTCACTGAAGGCGACAAGGTCAAGGTGACCGTTCGGTTCCGGGGACGGGAGAACGAACGTCCGGAGCTGGGACACCGTCTTGCCCAACGTCTCTACGAGGAACTGGAAGAGTTCGCCGTTGTCGAACAGTCGGCCCGGAAAGACGGGCGGACGATGACCATGGTCATGGCGCCGACGAGGAAGGCACTCGACATTGCCGCCGCCCATAAGGAAGCAAGTCCTTCACGGCGGCCGGCAGGCGAGAGCCGCAGGCCCAATGTTGCCGAAGAGAGGGAGACCGAGGACGCGGTCGACCTGGTCGGCGATGTTGATTCGGGCGAGGTGGCCGACGACGCGGATGCGGCGTTCGTTGCCGGTGAAGTGGAGGCGGTGGTCGTCGCCGATGGCGCGGATGCTGATGTATCCGACGAGGTTGATGCAGCAGAAGACAATGACGAATCAGGCGATGGCGACGACGGAGGACCCAATGCCCAAGATGAAAACACATAA
- the pheT gene encoding phenylalanine--tRNA ligase subunit beta, translating into MKLSLRWLEEYVDIPTDDPLEIEGVLASLGHEVEGFEVLEVPFSKVVVGRVAEIEKHPNADRLRFCRVDLGDGALHDIVCGAWNFAAGDVVPVSVPGAVLAGGLEVGVRTIRGVTSHGMICSAAELGLGDDHSGIMVLDPDTPLGADFAGFVPFPDVVYDISITPNRPDAMSVVGLAREFAAYYRTEVRMPEANPATVDRPSPVEVSIEDAKGCPRYVGWQVDGVKIAPSPVWMQQRLRTSEVRPINNVVDITNYVLLELGQPLHGFDLDEVADHKIVVRRAREGETLKTLDGVDRKLDVLDLMICDGGGIVAFAGIMGGEDSEVTEATTRVLIEAANFHPPSVMFSSKRHGLRTEASARFERGVDPNLPAFAAGRAAHLMVELAGGEALADVKDCYPSIIEPWTVDLEVGEVERILGVPFDRDTVVDLLSRFRMDVEGDSPLRVTIPTNRPDLTRPADLIEEIARLHGYDKFPETLPSGPAGGLSAAQVRDRQIREIMVGLGMHEAQTMTFLGRAELDAMALPEDDPRRRAIRVRNPLREEEAYLRTTLLPNLLKAVQYNVSHGLSHVSLFEVGKVFLSAPDPDDPRVPDQPVHLAFIAVGDTGARGLHSTPRPTDVYTSTGIVRALFDRLGLPMRIRQGTPGGFHPGRAAEVLMADRVVGTIGELHPAVGRAFGIDGRVAAGELFLAPLLADEGWWQLEAPSTYPRVEFDLAFVLEERTPASGVVEAIRAAAGEWLESVTVFDEFRGASIGEGRKSLAVRLVFRAPDHTLTNEEVAPHRETIISAVADVTGGLLRGT; encoded by the coding sequence ATGAAGCTCTCACTCCGCTGGCTCGAGGAATATGTAGACATCCCGACGGATGACCCCCTCGAGATCGAAGGTGTCCTCGCGTCGCTCGGGCACGAGGTGGAGGGATTCGAGGTACTCGAGGTGCCGTTCTCGAAGGTCGTCGTCGGACGGGTCGCCGAGATAGAGAAGCACCCAAACGCCGATCGGCTTCGTTTCTGCCGTGTCGACCTGGGCGACGGAGCCCTACACGATATCGTTTGCGGCGCCTGGAACTTCGCAGCCGGCGATGTAGTCCCGGTCTCCGTGCCGGGAGCCGTGCTCGCCGGAGGCCTCGAGGTAGGTGTGCGAACGATCCGGGGCGTGACATCGCACGGCATGATTTGCTCGGCGGCCGAGCTGGGCCTCGGCGACGACCACAGCGGGATCATGGTGCTCGATCCGGACACGCCTCTCGGAGCGGATTTCGCCGGCTTCGTTCCCTTTCCGGACGTCGTGTACGACATCTCGATTACTCCGAACCGGCCGGATGCAATGTCGGTCGTCGGCCTCGCCCGCGAGTTCGCCGCCTACTACCGGACCGAGGTACGGATGCCCGAGGCGAATCCGGCAACGGTCGACCGCCCGTCCCCGGTGGAAGTATCCATCGAAGACGCCAAAGGCTGCCCCCGCTACGTCGGATGGCAGGTCGATGGAGTGAAGATCGCGCCGTCACCCGTATGGATGCAGCAACGACTCCGTACATCGGAGGTCAGGCCGATCAACAACGTTGTGGACATAACCAACTACGTCCTCCTCGAGCTGGGTCAACCCCTCCACGGCTTCGATCTAGACGAGGTGGCCGACCACAAGATCGTGGTCCGCCGGGCGCGAGAGGGGGAGACCCTCAAGACTCTCGACGGTGTTGACCGGAAACTCGATGTGCTCGACCTGATGATCTGCGACGGAGGCGGGATCGTCGCATTTGCCGGAATAATGGGAGGTGAAGACTCAGAGGTCACCGAAGCCACCACGCGTGTCCTCATCGAGGCCGCCAACTTCCACCCGCCTTCGGTCATGTTCTCGTCGAAGCGGCACGGGCTGCGAACCGAGGCATCGGCCCGCTTCGAGCGCGGCGTCGATCCAAACCTGCCTGCGTTTGCTGCCGGAAGAGCCGCTCACCTGATGGTGGAACTCGCCGGAGGAGAAGCACTGGCGGACGTCAAGGACTGCTACCCATCGATCATCGAACCCTGGACGGTCGACCTCGAGGTCGGAGAGGTGGAGCGCATACTCGGCGTGCCTTTCGATCGGGACACCGTCGTGGATCTGCTGTCCCGGTTCCGGATGGACGTAGAAGGCGACTCGCCGCTGCGGGTGACGATTCCGACCAATCGCCCCGACCTCACCAGGCCGGCAGATCTGATCGAGGAGATTGCCCGGCTGCACGGGTACGACAAGTTCCCGGAAACCCTTCCTTCCGGGCCTGCCGGGGGCCTATCCGCAGCGCAGGTCCGGGATCGGCAAATCCGGGAGATCATGGTCGGCTTGGGCATGCACGAGGCACAGACGATGACATTCCTCGGCAGGGCCGAACTCGACGCCATGGCTCTGCCGGAGGACGATCCACGGCGCCGCGCCATCAGGGTGCGGAACCCGCTCCGGGAGGAGGAGGCCTACCTGAGAACGACCCTCCTGCCGAACCTGCTCAAAGCAGTGCAATACAACGTCTCCCACGGTTTGTCCCACGTTTCGCTCTTCGAGGTCGGCAAGGTGTTCCTTTCGGCGCCGGACCCGGACGATCCGCGGGTACCGGATCAGCCGGTTCATCTGGCTTTCATCGCGGTGGGAGACACCGGGGCCCGGGGTTTGCATTCCACTCCTCGCCCAACGGATGTCTATACATCGACGGGCATAGTCCGTGCGCTCTTCGACCGACTCGGTTTGCCGATGCGGATACGTCAGGGGACACCCGGCGGATTCCATCCCGGCAGGGCGGCTGAGGTTCTGATGGCCGATCGGGTCGTCGGCACCATCGGGGAGTTGCATCCTGCGGTCGGGCGCGCCTTCGGAATCGACGGGCGTGTGGCGGCGGGGGAACTGTTCCTTGCCCCGTTGCTGGCGGACGAGGGTTGGTGGCAGCTCGAGGCGCCGAGCACGTATCCACGTGTGGAGTTCGACCTCGCCTTCGTTCTCGAAGAGCGGACGCCGGCGAGCGGGGTAGTGGAGGCTATTCGGGCGGCAGCAGGGGAATGGCTCGAGAGTGTCACCGTCTTCGACGAGTTCAGAGGGGCATCAATCGGTGAGGGGCGCAAGAGTCTCGCGGTGCGACTGGTGTTTCGCGCTCCCGACCACACCCTCACCAACGAGGAAGTCGCCCCGCACCGGGAAACGATCATCTCCGCCGTGGCCGACGTCACGGGCGGTCTGTTGAGAGGTACTTGA
- a CDS encoding DNA-3-methyladenine glycosylase has protein sequence MTDRLLELLDRPVEQAAAGLLGWRLRTELADGPTEVELCEIEAYGGADDPASHAFRGRTRRNSSMFAGAGTLYVYRSYGVHWCANVVTGEPGEAGALLLRGGVPSVGRNIMEGRRGRQDHLTDGPGRLCQALGIDGSHDGTSLLGGSIRLLPPAGRPGGEIVATPRIGISRATDRLWRFRFQVPGSRF, from the coding sequence GTGACCGACAGGCTCCTGGAACTGCTCGATCGACCGGTCGAACAGGCCGCGGCAGGACTACTCGGGTGGCGTTTGCGCACCGAGCTGGCCGACGGGCCGACCGAAGTCGAGTTGTGCGAGATCGAGGCATACGGAGGGGCCGACGATCCGGCGAGTCATGCCTTCCGGGGACGAACTAGAAGGAACTCTTCGATGTTCGCCGGAGCCGGGACCTTGTATGTGTACCGCTCCTACGGTGTCCATTGGTGCGCCAACGTGGTCACCGGGGAACCCGGAGAGGCTGGCGCACTTCTGCTGCGAGGCGGCGTGCCCAGCGTTGGCCGAAACATCATGGAGGGCCGGCGTGGCCGTCAAGATCATCTGACCGACGGACCGGGGAGGCTGTGTCAAGCCCTCGGCATCGACGGCTCTCACGACGGAACCTCGCTCCTGGGCGGCTCGATTCGCCTGCTGCCCCCTGCGGGTCGGCCGGGCGGGGAGATCGTAGCCACACCGAGGATCGGGATCTCGAGGGCAACCGACCGCCTATGGCGCTTCCGGTTCCAGGTTCCGGGTTCCAGGTTCTAG
- the ribH gene encoding 6,7-dimethyl-8-ribityllumazine synthase yields the protein MKLREVEGRPEGADLRVGIAVSTFNGTITEALLSGAVGALEAAGVTECTVVRVPGALELGPAILRLAEDHDAIVAIGAIVEGETDHYEHVATQASTAITQITLATGVPVGNAVLTVRQIAHAIDRSLPGPGNKGAEAARAAIVMANTLREL from the coding sequence ATGAAACTGCGTGAGGTCGAAGGTCGACCGGAAGGAGCCGACCTTCGGGTCGGGATAGCGGTCTCCACATTCAACGGGACGATTACCGAAGCTCTGTTGTCGGGTGCCGTCGGCGCGCTGGAGGCGGCCGGAGTGACCGAATGCACGGTCGTCAGGGTTCCTGGAGCGCTCGAACTGGGTCCGGCGATTCTGCGACTCGCCGAGGATCACGATGCGATAGTCGCCATCGGTGCGATAGTCGAGGGAGAGACCGACCACTACGAACATGTGGCCACCCAGGCATCGACCGCAATAACTCAAATCACCCTGGCCACCGGAGTGCCTGTCGGAAACGCAGTACTGACTGTGCGACAGATCGCCCACGCGATAGACCGCAGCTTGCCCGGCCCCGGCAACAAGGGTGCCGAAGCAGCCAGGGCGGCGATTGTGATGGCGAACACCCTGCGCGAGCTCTAA